Proteins encoded in a region of the Gammaproteobacteria bacterium genome:
- a CDS encoding OmpA family protein, whose protein sequence is MRISTLTFTILPLLFLSACVSSGKHEAALAEMDSMRQSLGSAQEEINRNQQQIQKTEQELDAAKMQNALAQEEINRNQQQIQKTEQELKSARMQVVTAVDELMKLEARKKDLQQELSESQAQMTTLRDIEIETKRRNQIYENFVNTLKTMIDGGQLTVSIEQGRIVINLPNNVLFKSGSANLNPEGEEALTQIGSVLSQFSDRRFQIEGHTDNKPIKSAQFPSNWELSTSRALTVVHLLTDIDVDPENISAAGFGEFRPRADNETEEGRQLNRRIEIIMLPNLDILSNELPKVTP, encoded by the coding sequence TTGAGAATTAGCACACTAACCTTCACTATTCTCCCATTATTATTTTTATCTGCCTGCGTATCTAGCGGTAAACATGAAGCGGCACTTGCTGAAATGGATTCGATGCGCCAATCCCTGGGAAGCGCTCAGGAAGAAATCAACCGTAATCAACAACAAATACAGAAAACAGAACAGGAGTTAGATGCCGCCAAAATGCAGAATGCACTGGCTCAGGAGGAAATCAATCGTAATCAACAACAAATACAGAAAACAGAACAGGAACTAAAATCCGCCAGAATGCAAGTTGTGACGGCTGTGGATGAGTTAATGAAACTTGAAGCACGAAAAAAGGATCTCCAACAGGAACTCTCAGAATCACAGGCACAAATGACTACGCTACGAGATATTGAGATCGAAACCAAGCGTCGTAATCAAATATATGAAAATTTTGTTAATACCTTGAAAACCATGATTGACGGCGGCCAATTAACGGTTAGCATTGAACAAGGTCGAATTGTCATCAATCTCCCCAATAATGTCCTGTTCAAAAGCGGTAGCGCTAACTTAAATCCTGAAGGCGAAGAGGCCCTGACTCAAATCGGCTCGGTACTTAGCCAATTTTCAGACAGGCGTTTTCAAATTGAAGGGCATACTGACAATAAGCCAATTAAAAGTGCACAGTTTCCCAGTAATTGGGAACTATCCACTTCCCGGGCACTCACAGTCGTCCATTTACTGACAGATATCGATGTTGATCCTGAGAATATTTCAGCCGCCGGATTTGGTGAATTTCGCCCAAGAGCTGATAATGAAACTGAAGAAGGTCGGCAGCTCAATCGTCGCATAGAGATCATTATGCTTCCCAATCTTGATATTCTTTCTAACGAACTTCCTAAAGTAACACCATAA
- a CDS encoding DUF4382 domain-containing protein gives MGKRNLWKLNVIGPVCMLLAACGGGGGGDESTGSISVSVTDAPAPDDAEVCIHFSGITLHHSDGDRISIPFDPSTYVDDTGACEDNVPSDTPPPANPANNAVNLSSLQGVLSVALADSIEVKAGFYNWIRLDVDESLSYVIDSGGQWDLRCTSCDGEKSGLKLNRGITVPAGGEAEFMIDIDLAKSLNQKPDGNYQLRPTLRLVNLVETGNIIGTIDGGLITGPVIESETVCSVYVYTGHDVIPDDYHPTDNVLTSTEVVYDTDSGLYEYTAAYLQTDSGNGPTPYTLALTCDTDDADVDQNNDPLSSTITDVIFTDGNTEGVGQNADLSTNQPLVKDFPPPVI, from the coding sequence ATGGGTAAACGAAATCTTTGGAAATTGAATGTTATCGGACCTGTATGCATGCTGCTAGCAGCGTGCGGTGGTGGCGGAGGAGGTGACGAATCAACTGGCTCTATCTCTGTGAGTGTAACTGATGCACCTGCACCCGATGATGCTGAAGTTTGTATACATTTTTCGGGAATTACCTTGCATCACTCTGATGGTGACCGGATCTCGATACCCTTTGATCCAAGCACCTATGTCGATGATACAGGCGCTTGTGAGGATAATGTGCCTTCTGACACGCCCCCACCTGCTAATCCTGCAAACAACGCTGTGAATTTAAGTTCACTGCAAGGTGTGCTAAGTGTCGCCCTGGCAGATTCGATAGAGGTGAAAGCCGGGTTTTATAACTGGATCAGGCTAGATGTCGATGAGTCACTTTCATACGTCATCGATTCAGGTGGACAGTGGGACCTGAGATGCACGAGTTGTGACGGCGAAAAAAGTGGCCTCAAACTTAATCGGGGAATAACCGTACCGGCCGGAGGTGAAGCGGAGTTCATGATCGATATTGATTTGGCCAAGTCCTTGAATCAAAAACCGGACGGCAATTACCAACTGCGTCCTACTTTGCGACTAGTTAACCTGGTTGAAACGGGCAATATCATCGGGACTATTGACGGTGGCCTCATAACTGGACCGGTAATCGAGTCGGAAACAGTATGCAGCGTATACGTTTACACAGGGCATGATGTCATCCCCGATGATTACCATCCAACAGATAATGTCCTGACATCAACCGAGGTTGTATATGATACGGATAGCGGATTGTACGAATACACTGCGGCATATCTGCAAACAGACAGTGGTAATGGTCCTACTCCTTATACATTAGCACTGACCTGTGATACTGACGATGCAGACGTAGATCAGAATAACGATCCGTTAAGTTCAACAATTACGGATGTAATCTTTACTGATGGTAACACTGAAGGTGTGGGGCAGAATGCTGATCTTTCAACCAATCAGCCTTTAGTTAAGGACTTCCCACCCCCGGTAATTTAG
- a CDS encoding M14 family metallopeptidase, translating into MIDNFDRLHGLPDGFFDISTANIRTLFPNPTLIQLDGKDPNFLFVSILLHGNEYTGLKVMQRVLDKHAEDLPRSILLFIGNVRAAEVNRRFLPGQVDYNRCWPGTDQEPSPTSQMMQRVVEIAHGLPLFVAIDIHNNTGKNPHYACITDPTLENQNLAARFNRVGMVYNHHGVCTMAFNSICPAATLECGLPGDPKGIEHACRFLEDMLTLDELPHTKPTRHALHLVESHLTLNIPEHVSFEFDPAADADLRFENDIEDRNFTPIDPHQVFGYTRVARPISITDTEGHDVTDDIVRVEEGKIYLNNTLMPAMLTRDKLVVRQDCLCHLLQDYLPHEIEL; encoded by the coding sequence ATGATCGATAACTTCGATCGTTTGCACGGTCTGCCCGATGGCTTCTTCGACATCAGCACAGCAAACATCCGCACACTGTTTCCCAACCCGACGCTGATCCAGTTGGACGGCAAGGATCCGAATTTCCTGTTTGTTTCAATCCTGTTGCACGGTAACGAATATACCGGTCTCAAGGTCATGCAACGGGTGTTGGACAAGCATGCGGAAGATTTGCCACGCTCGATTCTGTTGTTTATCGGCAACGTACGGGCGGCCGAGGTGAATCGACGCTTTTTACCCGGGCAGGTGGATTATAACCGTTGCTGGCCGGGTACCGACCAGGAACCCAGCCCCACCTCGCAAATGATGCAGCGCGTGGTCGAGATTGCACACGGCTTGCCCCTGTTTGTGGCAATCGATATCCACAACAATACGGGCAAGAATCCACATTATGCCTGCATCACCGATCCCACCCTGGAAAACCAGAACCTGGCAGCGAGATTTAACCGGGTCGGAATGGTTTACAATCACCATGGTGTCTGCACTATGGCGTTTAATAGTATTTGTCCGGCAGCCACGCTGGAGTGTGGACTACCCGGGGATCCAAAGGGCATCGAGCATGCCTGTCGATTCCTCGAAGACATGCTAACCCTCGATGAACTGCCACACACCAAGCCGACCCGACATGCGCTGCACCTGGTTGAATCGCACCTGACCCTGAACATTCCCGAGCACGTCAGTTTCGAATTTGACCCTGCGGCCGATGCCGACCTGAGGTTCGAGAACGATATCGAGGATCGAAACTTTACTCCGATAGATCCGCACCAGGTATTCGGCTACACCCGCGTCGCGCGCCCGATATCAATCACCGACACAGAAGGGCATGATGTCACCGATGACATCGTGCGCGTCGAGGAGGGTAAGATTTATCTCAACAATACCCTGATGCCGGCTATGCTCACCCGCGACAAGCTGGTCGTACGCCAGGACTGCCTGTGTCATTTACTGCAGGATTATCTCCCCCACGAAATCGAACTCTAA